GAGGTACGTTTTAAGTAGCAAACGGCGGATAACAAGTATTtagctttatatatatataatcagtaGTTTAAGAAGTTTGAGTAAATCATTAATAAACAGACACCGGTACATATTGACGTCCTAACTCATCGAGGCTTGAGACTCAGTCCGTCTCAGTCGTGCGCAGAACTTagtgatttattttaatttgcgTTTTATGAAACAGAAACAGAATATCCcagtattattttattaaacacacactgaaaaatgtccccttTTAAACTCAGTGTTGTAACGGTGACGTGGCAGTTTCAGTTTAAGTCACCTTTCCTAAGTGATACGTGCATAGCGTGAGTCCACGATGGAATACATTTTCAGCCCACTGGAAAgaggtttcattctttttcgaaatgaataaaaaaattaaaaatgaaagtgaaaaatgAAGTGTCTTTTAAGATATTTAGCACACGCATACACCTTTTTGAACAGCTCAGAAGTGAATTCGATTTGTATTCAATCAATTCTGTATAATGTTTTCAGTAAACAATAAAATGCAACAAAATCCCAACAACAGTTTGTTGTGGCGATCCATTCACAGATCTGGTAATAACTGCCAGTCAGATTATATTGTTTACAGTTCACGGACTTTGCATTAAACCTGAGAAAAAATCCAACATGAATAGGGGAATAGCAAATGACAAACACAATTAAATTCGCCGTGATAATTCTAATGAATACCATTTTTATTTTGGCCGTCTCGTTCTTCATCAGCACGAATATTGTCTGCATTGAGCAAAGTGTTATTATAAAAAGTGGTAAAAGAAAACCTAAAATCTCCAGTAGTAATATGAACGTCTCCGACAGCGGCTCATCACTCCTCTTATAGCACATCTTCATGTGCGCAGGAAGGTTCTCCTCAATGAATGTGGCACAAATGGTGACGACTGTCACCCAGACGAGGATGCACACGCAGAAGGCAATGGTCTTCTGGGAGTCCCTGGCCCACCTCTGGAGAGGAAACTTGAGGAGCACGCAGCGGTGGATGCTGATGGCGGTCCTCGTGAAGATACTGGCGTACATGTTTATGTAGTGAGTGGACACCAGGAAGGTGCAGAAAGCGGACAGTTGCATCGGCTGGAACGCGTCGTAGATCCTAAAGGGCAGGAAAAGCACTAGGGCGCAGTTGGCCAAGGCCAGACTTAGCATATACACGTGGGTGTCATTCCAGGCTGTCATCCTGCAGAGGAACACGAAGACGGCTGAGCCGTTCACCAGGAGCCCCACGACAGCGACAGGGATGTATGCAATCCCCAAAATCAGCTTCATGCCTTCCGGTTCGGGCCCGCTGCAGTCGTTGCTTATGTTTGGCATCATCTGTGTCTAAGAAGAGATGGACAATCAAACAAAGTAAATCTGTGCAACTGGGCTTGCACTTCTGTCAAGGAAATGGACccttgggacccccccccccccccccacgatccTGCACAGGAAGAGTGAGTATGCAAAGTGGATGCATggatttattttatgttttcgcgtttcatttctttttatgtttttctaaAGATCTGTATTTGCTTTACATTTGTATGCAGCTGCACTGAAGTGACGTGATACATGCGCATTCAGAGAATGCATGAGTGCATTTTGCCCCAGTCTTGCCCGGATTTGCATATGTGTGCAGGTGTGGGTGTCATGATATTCAGCTCCGCTTGAAGAGGCTTCAGCCCTCTGTAAGAGAAGTGGGTCAAGGTTTGAAGTAGCAATTCTGAAGTATAACTAttcacaagttttttttttgcatgtttttggccTATTAAATGCACGATTTGCCCTTTGGCTGAAACGGTCTAATGAACCGAAGTCTGAAGCACAAAATGAGCTGATTGCGCCCATTTACTGCACCGGGTCGTTAACTGGCTGCAGCATCAGGTGTAAGACACGCCTTTGGATTTGCGCTACTGTGCTGTAGCAGCGATCCTATTTCCCGCGAACAGGTTTCACCTAAT
This genomic interval from Brienomyrus brachyistius isolate T26 chromosome 21, BBRACH_0.4, whole genome shotgun sequence contains the following:
- the gpr35b gene encoding G-protein coupled receptor 55 isoform X1, with the protein product MEINETQMMPNISNDCSGPEPEGMKLILGIAYIPVAVVGLLVNGSAVFVFLCRMTAWNDTHVYMLSLALANCALVLFLPFRIYDAFQPMQLSAFCTFLVSTHYINMYASIFTRTAISIHRCVLLKFPLQRWARDSQKTIAFCVCILVWVTVVTICATFIEENLPAHMKMCYKRSDEPLSETFILLLEILGFLLPLFIITLCSMQTIFVLMKNETAKIKMVFIRIITANLIVFVICYSPIHVGFFLRFNAKSVNCKQYNLTGSYYQICEWIATTNCCWDFVAFYCLLKTLYRID
- the gpr35b gene encoding G-protein coupled receptor 55 isoform X2, which codes for MMPNISNDCSGPEPEGMKLILGIAYIPVAVVGLLVNGSAVFVFLCRMTAWNDTHVYMLSLALANCALVLFLPFRIYDAFQPMQLSAFCTFLVSTHYINMYASIFTRTAISIHRCVLLKFPLQRWARDSQKTIAFCVCILVWVTVVTICATFIEENLPAHMKMCYKRSDEPLSETFILLLEILGFLLPLFIITLCSMQTIFVLMKNETAKIKMVFIRIITANLIVFVICYSPIHVGFFLRFNAKSVNCKQYNLTGSYYQICEWIATTNCCWDFVAFYCLLKTLYRID